A region of Lichenibacterium dinghuense DNA encodes the following proteins:
- a CDS encoding GlxA family transcriptional regulator, which yields MSISKAEAGEVALRTGRGRPPASGVVSPGSAVRRRDGEPRVGDGARNRAMADITSVGFLLVPAFSMIAFSSAIEPLRLANRIEGHDAFSWRVLSADGRPVAASNGVEVAVDGSFADLAGVTAAVVCSGIDVQNHDHREAIARLRTVASRGVPVGAVCTGTYVLAKAGLLDDHRCTIHWENQDALREQFPEIDLTDELFEIDRTRFTCAGGTAAIDMMLALIARRLGQEVASGVTDQLIHHRMRDGDERQRMELRSRLGVAHPKLINVVAEMERCIEQPLSCVDLAEGAGLSTRQLERLFRKYIGQVPTRYYLGLRLARARQLLLQTSMPILSIGLACGFVSASHFSKCYSEHFDRTPSQERRAQR from the coding sequence ATGTCGATCAGCAAAGCGGAAGCCGGCGAGGTCGCGTTGAGGACGGGGCGGGGGCGCCCGCCCGCCTCGGGCGTCGTTTCGCCGGGCTCTGCGGTCCGCCGGCGGGACGGCGAGCCGAGGGTCGGCGACGGCGCGCGCAACCGGGCGATGGCGGACATCACCTCCGTCGGCTTCCTGCTCGTGCCCGCCTTCTCGATGATCGCCTTCTCGTCGGCGATCGAGCCGCTGCGCCTCGCCAACCGCATCGAGGGCCACGACGCCTTCTCGTGGCGCGTGCTGTCGGCCGACGGGCGGCCGGTCGCGGCGTCGAACGGCGTCGAAGTCGCGGTGGACGGCAGCTTCGCGGACCTCGCCGGCGTCACCGCGGCCGTGGTGTGTTCCGGCATCGACGTTCAGAACCATGACCACCGCGAGGCCATCGCCCGGCTGCGCACGGTCGCGTCGCGCGGCGTGCCGGTCGGCGCGGTCTGCACGGGCACCTACGTCCTCGCCAAGGCGGGCCTCCTCGACGACCACCGCTGCACCATCCATTGGGAGAACCAGGACGCGCTGCGCGAACAGTTCCCCGAGATCGACCTCACGGACGAGCTGTTCGAGATCGACCGCACGCGCTTCACCTGCGCGGGCGGCACCGCGGCGATCGACATGATGCTGGCGCTGATCGCCCGCCGGCTCGGCCAGGAGGTGGCCTCCGGCGTCACCGACCAGCTGATCCACCACCGCATGCGGGACGGCGACGAGCGCCAGCGCATGGAGCTGCGCTCGCGCCTCGGCGTCGCCCACCCCAAGCTCATCAACGTGGTGGCCGAGATGGAGCGCTGCATCGAGCAGCCGCTGTCCTGCGTCGACCTCGCGGAGGGCGCCGGCCTGTCGACCCGGCAGCTGGAACGGCTGTTCCGCAAATACATCGGGCAGGTGCCGACCCGCTACTACCTCGGCCTGCGCCTCGCCCGCGCGCGTCAACTGCTGCTGCAGACCTCCATGCCGATCCTGTCGATCGGCCTCGCCTGCGGCTTCGTGTCGGCGTCGCACTTCTCGAAATGCTACTCCGAACACTTCGACCGCACGCCCTCGCAGGAGCGCCGCGCGCAGCGGTGA
- a CDS encoding TenA family protein, producing MPFSADAWSRNRALYDATLAHPFNAELTEGRLALDSFRHYIVQDAKYLVAFGQALAVAAAKADQPDHIVQFAGAAREAIVVERALHEDYFGRFGLDAAAVAVEPASPACHHYAAWLLATAFREPLPVIAAALLPCFWVYREVGTAIHGRAAPDNSYRAWIDTYAGEDFAAAVDAMIATTDALAAEASGTIVAAMHAAFARAMQLEWVFWDSAHRRERWPV from the coding sequence ATGCCCTTTTCCGCCGACGCCTGGTCGCGCAACCGCGCCCTCTACGACGCCACCCTGGCCCACCCCTTCAACGCGGAGTTGACCGAGGGCCGCCTCGCGCTCGACAGCTTCCGCCACTACATCGTCCAGGACGCCAAATACCTCGTCGCCTTCGGCCAGGCGCTGGCGGTCGCGGCCGCCAAGGCCGATCAGCCCGACCACATCGTGCAGTTCGCCGGCGCGGCCCGCGAGGCCATCGTGGTCGAGCGCGCCCTGCACGAGGACTATTTCGGCCGTTTCGGCCTCGACGCCGCCGCCGTTGCGGTCGAGCCCGCGTCGCCGGCCTGCCACCACTACGCCGCGTGGCTCCTCGCGACCGCGTTCCGCGAGCCGCTGCCCGTGATCGCGGCGGCGCTGCTGCCTTGCTTCTGGGTCTATCGCGAGGTCGGCACGGCCATTCACGGCCGCGCCGCGCCGGACAACTCGTATCGCGCCTGGATCGACACCTATGCGGGCGAGGATTTCGCCGCCGCGGTCGACGCCATGATCGCCACGACGGACGCGCTCGCCGCCGAAGCCTCGGGGACCATCGTCGCGGCCATGCACGCGGCCTTCGCGCGCGCCATGCAGCTCGAATGGGTGTTCTGGGATTCGGCCCACCGTCGCGAGCGCTGGCCGGTCTGA